AGTCTTTTAGAGAACAAGAACATATGCTTTGCCTTGAATTAGGCGATGAAACAGACACTGTTATTTCAACAGGCGGCGGCGTTGTCAAGAATTATGACAACATACTAGCGTTCAAAAAAAATGGAATAATTATTTGTCTTTCGGCATCTCCTAATCAGATATATTCAAGAATAAAAAATTCAAAAACGCGTCCGCTGTTGAAATCTCCTAATCCTTTAAAGAAAATAGAAGAAATCTTAGCCGAACGCGATCCTTTATATAAAAAAGCTGCCGATGTCATAA
This genomic window from Clostridia bacterium contains:
- a CDS encoding shikimate kinase, yielding MKNIVLIGMMGTYKTTAGKIVAKELKKKFLDTDKILASRFNMSINRYFEKYGEQSFREQEHMLCLELGDETDTVISTGGGVVKNYDNILAFKKNGIIICLSASPNQIYSRIKNSKTRPLLKSPNPLKKIEEILAERDPLYKKAADVIIHNDYMSGRQTAYAILDYIKTIKTD